The following proteins are co-located in the Helicobacter acinonychis genome:
- the pseF gene encoding pseudaminic acid cytidylyltransferase — MRVIAIVLARSSSKRIKHKNTIDFFNKPMLAYPIETALNSKIFERVFVSSDSMEYVDLAKNYGASFLNLRPKVLANDRATTLEVMAYHMEELELKDNDIACCLYGTSVFLQKKHLQCAFETLKENQNADYVFTCSPFSASPYRSFSLENGVQMVFKEYLNTCTQDLKTLYHDAGLLYMGKAQVFKEMRPIFSQNSIALELSPLEVQDIDTLEDLELAKLKYSRLKNSCQ; from the coding sequence ATGAGAGTGATCGCTATTGTTTTGGCTAGAAGTTCTAGTAAAAGGATCAAGCATAAAAATACTATAGATTTTTTCAATAAACCCATGCTCGCTTACCCTATTGAAACGGCACTAAACTCCAAGATCTTTGAAAGAGTGTTTGTTTCTAGCGACAGCATGGAGTATGTTGATCTAGCCAAAAATTATGGGGCGAGTTTTTTGAATCTACGCCCTAAAGTTTTAGCCAATGATAGGGCTACGACTTTAGAAGTGATGGCCTATCACATGGAAGAATTAGAATTAAAAGATAATGATATAGCGTGTTGTTTGTATGGCACTTCAGTTTTTTTACAAAAAAAGCATTTACAATGCGCTTTTGAGACTTTAAAAGAAAATCAAAATGCGGACTATGTTTTCACATGCTCTCCATTTAGCGCTTCGCCCTATCGTTCTTTTAGCCTTGAAAATGGCGTTCAAATGGTCTTTAAAGAGTATTTAAACACATGCACGCAAGATTTAAAAACGCTCTATCATGACGCAGGGTTGCTCTATATGGGGAAGGCTCAGGTCTTTAAAGAAATGCGACCTATTTTTAGCCAAAATTCTATCGCTTTAGAATTATCGCCATTAGAAGTCCAAGACATTGACACTTTAGAAGATTTGGAATTAGCCAAGCTCAAATACAGCCGTTTAAAAAATTCATGCCAGTAA
- the flgH gene encoding flagellar basal body L-ring protein FlgH codes for MKKALCIGAILLSMSANEPKIDFNPPNYVEETPSKEFIPELNKLGSLFGQGERPLFADRRAMKPNDLITIIVSEKASANYSSSKDYKSASGGNSTPPRLTYNGLDEKKKKEAEYLDDKNNYNFTKSSNNTNFKGGGSQKKSEDLEIVLSARIIKVLENGNYFIYGNKEVLVDGEKQVLKVSGVIRPYDIERNNTIQSKFLADAKIEYTNLGHLSDSNKKKFAADAMETQMPY; via the coding sequence ATGAAAAAAGCGCTTTGTATAGGGGCTATTTTGTTGAGCATGTCAGCCAATGAGCCTAAAATTGATTTTAACCCTCCTAATTATGTAGAAGAAACCCCCTCTAAAGAGTTTATCCCAGAATTGAATAAGTTAGGGAGTTTGTTTGGGCAAGGCGAGCGCCCCTTATTTGCGGATAGGAGAGCGATGAAGCCTAATGATTTGATCACAATCATTGTCTCTGAAAAAGCGAGTGCGAATTATTCTAGCTCCAAAGATTATAAAAGTGCATCAGGGGGTAATTCCACGCCCCCAAGGCTCACTTATAACGGTCTAGATGAGAAAAAGAAAAAAGAAGCAGAGTATTTAGACGATAAGAATAATTACAATTTCACTAAATCTAGCAATAACACGAATTTTAAAGGTGGTGGCTCGCAAAAAAAGAGCGAAGATTTAGAGATCGTGTTGAGCGCTCGCATTATTAAAGTGCTAGAAAATGGGAATTATTTCATTTATGGCAATAAGGAAGTGCTAGTGGATGGGGAAAAGCAAGTCCTTAAAGTGAGTGGGGTGATCCGCCCTTATGATATTGAAAGGAATAACACCATCCAATCCAAGTTTTTAGCCGACGCTAAGATTGAATACACGAATTTAGGGCATTTGAGCGATTCTAACAAAAAGAAATTCGCTGCTGATGCGATGGAAACCCAAATGCCTTATTGA
- a CDS encoding outer membrane protein has translation MKTLLKMMVGTSLLVHALGAYEQSAAPSWTKNLYMGFNYQTGSINLLTNIHQVQQIIDYQNGYIRTISSVNGIKKLTNMGANGIGLVMGYKHFFHTDKVLGLRYFAFLDWQGYGMRYPKGYYGGNNMITYGVGVDAIWNFFQGSFYQDDISVDIGMFGGIAIAGNSWYIGDKGRELLGIANREVNNTSFQFLFNFGMRALFVDEHEFEIGFKFPTINNKYYTSDTINVQMRRVFAFYVGYNYHF, from the coding sequence TTGAAGACCTTATTAAAAATGATGGTTGGCACAAGCTTGTTAGTGCACGCTTTAGGGGCTTATGAACAAAGCGCTGCACCTTCTTGGACAAAAAATTTGTATATGGGATTCAATTACCAAACAGGATCGATTAATTTACTAACCAATATACATCAAGTGCAACAAATCATTGACTATCAAAACGGTTACATCCGCACCATCTCTAGTGTCAATGGCATTAAAAAACTCACCAACATGGGAGCCAATGGGATTGGCTTGGTTATGGGCTATAAGCATTTTTTCCATACGGATAAGGTCCTTGGCTTGCGCTATTTTGCTTTTTTAGATTGGCAAGGCTATGGCATGAGATACCCTAAAGGTTATTATGGTGGCAATAACATGATCACTTATGGCGTGGGCGTGGATGCGATATGGAATTTCTTCCAAGGGAGTTTCTATCAAGATGATATTAGTGTGGATATTGGCATGTTTGGGGGGATTGCGATTGCTGGGAATAGTTGGTATATAGGCGATAAAGGACGGGAATTATTAGGCATTGCCAATAGAGAGGTGAATAATACCTCTTTTCAATTCCTTTTTAACTTTGGCATGAGAGCCTTATTTGTGGATGAGCATGAGTTTGAAATTGGTTTTAAATTCCCCACCATCAACAACAAATACTACACAAGCGATACGATCAATGTTCAAATGCGTAGGGTCTTTGCCTTTTATGTGGGGTATAATTACCACTTCTAA
- a CDS encoding phospholipase D-like domain-containing protein, producing the protein MLDKFKKIVGVGVLVGCLGVLQAKNSLFVLPYEQRDALNALISGISNARESVKIAIYSFTHRDIARAIKSVASRGVKVQIIYDYGSNHNNKQSTIGYLDKYPNTKVCLLNGLKARKGSYHGIMHQKVAIIDDKIVFLGSANWSKNAFENNYEVLLKADDTETILKAKSYYQKMLESCVGF; encoded by the coding sequence ATGTTAGATAAATTTAAAAAAATCGTTGGCGTGGGTGTGTTGGTGGGCTGTTTAGGGGTTTTGCAAGCTAAAAATAGCCTATTTGTCTTACCTTATGAGCAAAGAGACGCTTTGAACGCTTTAATTTCTGGGATTAGTAATGCTAGAGAGAGCGTGAAAATCGCTATTTATAGTTTCACGCACAGAGATATTGCAAGAGCGATTAAAAGCGTAGCGAGTAGGGGGGTTAAGGTGCAAATCATTTATGATTATGGGAGCAATCACAATAACAAGCAATCCACTATCGGCTATTTAGACAAATACCCTAACACTAAAGTGTGTTTGTTGAATGGGCTTAAGGCGAGAAAGGGGAGTTATCATGGCATCATGCACCAAAAAGTGGCGATCATTGATGATAAAATCGTGTTTTTAGGATCGGCGAATTGGAGCAAAAATGCTTTTGAAAACAATTATGAAGTGCTTTTAAAAGCCGATGACACAGAGACGATACTCAAAGCCAAGAGCTATTATCAAAAGATGCTAGAAAGCTGTGTGGGGTTTTAA
- the gmk gene encoding guanylate kinase gives MHNDFNLLILSGPSGAGKSTLTKYLQEKIQKTYFSLSTTTRKPREGEIDGLHYNFVSEEEFKQGIEKGQFLEWAIVHNHYYGTSKALVEKALKEGKIVIFDIDVQGHESLKKHYPNACSVFISTKNQEILKERLLLRGTDSKETIEKRLINAYKEMQSLESFDYLIINEDLEKSKEIILSIAKTLVHRLKAFNFEKICKAWKNESL, from the coding sequence ATGCATAATGATTTTAATTTGCTCATTCTTTCAGGTCCTAGTGGGGCTGGTAAAAGCACCCTTACAAAGTATTTGCAAGAAAAGATCCAAAAAACCTATTTTTCTCTTTCCACCACCACACGAAAGCCTAGAGAGGGCGAAATTGATGGCTTGCATTACAATTTTGTCAGCGAAGAAGAGTTTAAGCAGGGCATAGAAAAAGGGCAATTTTTAGAATGGGCGATCGTGCATAACCACTATTATGGCACTTCTAAAGCCCTTGTGGAAAAAGCCTTAAAAGAGGGCAAGATTGTGATTTTTGATATTGATGTGCAAGGGCATGAGAGTCTTAAAAAGCATTACCCTAACGCATGCTCAGTCTTTATTAGCACCAAAAACCAAGAGATTTTAAAAGAGCGCTTGCTTTTAAGGGGGACAGATTCTAAAGAGACGATAGAAAAACGCTTGATTAATGCTTATAAGGAAATGCAAAGCTTGGAGAGTTTTGACTACCTCATCATCAATGAAGATTTAGAAAAATCCAAAGAAATCATCTTAAGCATCGCCAAAACTCTCGTCCATCGTTTAAAAGCGTTTAATTTTGAAAAAATATGCAAGGCTTGGAAAAACGAATCCTTATAA
- a CDS encoding twin-arginine translocase TatA/TatE family subunit — translation MGGFTSIWHWVIVLLVIVLLFGAKKIPELAKGLGSGIKNFKKAVKDDEEEAKNEPKTLDAQVTQAKVHESSEIKNKQEG, via the coding sequence ATGGGTGGATTTACAAGTATATGGCATTGGGTCATTGTTTTATTAGTGATTGTGTTGTTGTTTGGGGCTAAGAAGATCCCTGAATTGGCTAAAGGTTTAGGCAGTGGGATTAAAAATTTCAAAAAAGCCGTGAAAGACGATGAAGAAGAGGCTAAAAATGAGCCTAAAACCCTAGACGCTCAAGTAACACAAGCCAAAGTGCATGAGAGTAGTGAAATTAAAAACAAACAAGAAGGTTAA
- the argS gene encoding arginine--tRNA ligase: MHTLIKSVLEEILEAEVIIEHPKDREHGHYATPIAFNLAKIFKKSPLVIAEELALKISTHAKTQGFFDSVVACKGYINFTLSLDFLERFTQKALELKEKFGSKFKSENSQKIFLEFVSANPTGPLHIGHARGAVFGDSLAKIARFLGHEVLCEYYVNDMGSQIRLLGLSVWLAYREHVLKEGVTYPEVFYKGEYIIEIAKKAHNDLEPSLFKENEETIIEVLSSYAKDLMLLEIKDNLDSLGIHFDSYASEKEIFKHKDAVFKNLEKANALYEKDSKIWLKSSLYQDESDRVLVKEDKNYTYLAGDIVYHNEKFKQNYTKYINIWGADHHGYIARVKASLKFLGYDSNKLEVLLAQMVGLLKDNEPYKMSKRAGNFILIKDVVDDIGKDALRFIFLSKRLDTHLEFDVNTLKKQDSSNPIYYIHYANSRIHTMLEKSPFSKEEILQTPLKNLNAEEKYLLFSALSLPKIIEASFEEYGLQKMCEYAKTLASEFHRFYNAGKILDTPKTKELLKICLMVSLSLTNAFKLLGIEIKTKISAKD, from the coding sequence ATGCACACTCTCATTAAGAGCGTTTTAGAAGAGATTTTAGAAGCTGAAGTCATTATTGAACACCCTAAAGACCGAGAACATGGGCATTACGCTACGCCCATTGCTTTCAATCTCGCTAAAATTTTTAAAAAATCGCCACTAGTTATTGCTGAGGAATTAGCCCTTAAAATCAGCACGCATGCTAAAACTCAAGGGTTTTTTGACAGCGTGGTGGCTTGTAAGGGTTATATCAATTTCACGCTTTCTTTGGATTTTTTGGAGCGTTTCACCCAAAAGGCTTTGGAATTAAAAGAAAAATTTGGCTCTAAATTTAAAAGCGAAAATTCTCAAAAAATCTTTTTAGAATTCGTGAGTGCTAACCCCACAGGACCTTTACACATAGGGCATGCTAGGGGGGCGGTGTTTGGCGATAGTTTGGCTAAAATCGCTCGCTTTTTAGGGCATGAGGTTTTGTGCGAATATTATGTTAATGACATGGGATCTCAAATCCGCTTGTTAGGGCTTTCAGTGTGGCTCGCTTATAGAGAGCATGTTTTAAAAGAGGGCGTAACTTACCCAGAAGTCTTCTACAAGGGCGAGTATATCATAGAAATCGCCAAAAAAGCTCACAACGATTTAGAACCTAGCCTTTTTAAAGAAAACGAAGAAACTATTATTGAAGTTTTAAGCTCCTATGCTAAAGATCTAATGCTTTTAGAAATCAAGGACAATTTGGATTCTTTGGGCATTCATTTTGATTCTTATGCGAGCGAAAAAGAAATTTTTAAACATAAAGATGCGGTGTTTAAAAACTTAGAAAAAGCGAACGCCCTTTATGAAAAAGATTCTAAAATCTGGCTCAAATCTTCCCTATACCAAGATGAAAGCGATCGGGTGCTTGTCAAAGAAGACAAAAATTACACTTATTTAGCCGGCGATATTGTCTATCATAATGAAAAATTCAAGCAAAACTACACCAAGTATATCAACATTTGGGGGGCAGATCACCACGGCTATATCGCTAGAGTAAAGGCCAGCCTTAAGTTTTTAGGCTATGATTCTAATAAGCTTGAAGTCTTACTCGCTCAAATGGTGGGATTACTCAAAGATAACGAACCTTACAAGATGAGTAAAAGGGCGGGTAATTTTATTTTGATTAAAGATGTTGTTGATGATATTGGTAAAGACGCTCTAAGGTTTATTTTTTTAAGCAAACGGCTTGACACCCATTTAGAATTTGATGTCAATACTTTAAAAAAGCAAGATAGCTCAAACCCTATTTATTACATCCATTACGCTAACTCGCGCATTCATACCATGCTGGAAAAATCCCCTTTTTCTAAAGAAGAAATTTTACAAACCCCTTTAAAAAACCTAAACGCCGAAGAAAAATATCTTCTCTTTAGCGCTTTAAGCTTACCTAAAATCATTGAAGCCTCTTTTGAAGAATATGGCTTGCAAAAAATGTGCGAATATGCAAAAACTCTTGCATCAGAGTTCCACCGCTTCTATAACGCCGGCAAGATTTTAGACACCCCTAAAACCAAAGAACTTTTAAAAATTTGCTTAATGGTGAGCTTGAGTTTGACTAACGCCTTTAAACTTTTAGGCATAGAGATAAAAACCAAAATTTCAGCCAAAGATTGA
- a CDS encoding HugZ family heme oxygenase: MLNRIIEHMNTHHVEDMKGLLKKFGQVHHAENVAFKSVDPQGVVIGYNDNQTLRIEFNQEVKDPKDYKDAIIELCQSVEKTHDLKGVEEEIKAFRESFDSICLATLHPNGHVVCSYASLMHDGKQYYIYVSEVAEHFAGLKHNPNNVEVMFLEDESKAKSAILRKRLRYKTNARFIERGAEFDKVFDAFIEKTGGAGGIKTIRTMQDFHLIALDFKEGRFVKGFGQAYDILGDKVAYVGDKGNPHNFPHKK; the protein is encoded by the coding sequence ATGCTTAATCGTATTATAGAGCACATGAATACCCACCATGTAGAAGACATGAAAGGTTTATTGAAAAAATTCGGACAAGTCCATCACGCTGAAAATGTTGCATTTAAGAGCGTGGATCCCCAAGGCGTTGTGATTGGTTACAACGACAATCAAACCTTAAGGATTGAATTTAACCAAGAAGTTAAAGACCCTAAAGACTACAAAGACGCCATCATTGAATTGTGCCAAAGCGTAGAAAAAACCCATGATTTAAAAGGCGTGGAAGAAGAAATTAAAGCCTTTAGAGAAAGCTTTGATTCCATCTGTTTAGCGACTTTACACCCTAATGGGCATGTGGTATGCTCTTATGCGAGCTTGATGCATGATGGCAAACAATACTACATTTATGTGAGTGAAGTGGCTGAGCATTTTGCGGGTCTTAAACACAACCCAAACAATGTGGAAGTGATGTTTTTAGAAGATGAAAGCAAGGCTAAATCAGCCATTTTAAGAAAACGCTTGCGTTATAAAACCAACGCTCGTTTTATTGAAAGAGGGGCAGAGTTTGACAAAGTCTTTGATGCATTCATTGAAAAAACCGGTGGTGCTGGGGGCATTAAAACCATTCGCACCATGCAAGATTTCCATTTGATCGCTTTGGATTTTAAAGAAGGGCGCTTTGTGAAAGGCTTTGGTCAAGCTTATGATATTTTGGGCGATAAAGTCGCTTATGTTGGAGATAAAGGCAACCCACACAATTTCCCCCACAAAAAGTAA
- a CDS encoding SabA family sialic acid-binding adhesin, whose product MPDEKTNSLAYQAALLALHAAVGLWNGIGYAVMCRKGNGSGSSNMNFEDQPRQESAAVQCNRYEAIGKDKSMSIENFKKLNEACQIIQAASKNRRARWLEHSKTLARMRARKAVIIQVMALHGAFQEIAITCTRFLALISLLSKT is encoded by the coding sequence TTGCCAGATGAAAAAACCAATTCTCTTGCATATCAAGCGGCGCTTTTAGCGCTCCATGCAGCGGTGGGGTTGTGGAATGGGATAGGCTATGCGGTAATGTGCAGAAAGGGGAATGGTAGTGGGTCTAGTAACATGAATTTTGAAGACCAGCCAAGACAAGAAAGCGCGGCTGTTCAATGCAACCGGTATGAAGCCATAGGAAAAGACAAATCCATGAGCATTGAGAATTTTAAGAAACTCAATGAAGCCTGTCAAATCATCCAAGCGGCTTCAAAAAACAGGCGAGCGCGATGGTTAGAGCACTCCAAGACACTTGCCCGTATGCGCGCCCGCAAAGCGGTAATCATCCAGGTAATGGCTCTCCATGGGGCATTTCAGGAAATAGCAATAACATGCACAAGATTTTTGGCGCTTATTTCACTGCTGTCTAAAACATGA
- a CDS encoding YbfB/YjiJ family MFS transporter, with amino-acid sequence MRVFVCFLGVFVSNGLARFGYVVLIPLLILSGSLTPNQSFQLGIAVLMGYVFGSFLIQFLSPLISLESIAKISFCLIALSFLVCYFDSIPFFWLWIWRFIAGVASSALMILVAPLSLPYVKENKRASVGGFIFSAVGIGAVFSGFILPIISSYNIKWAWIFLGGSCLIAFILSLVGLKNHSLKNKSVKKEESRLKISLHLWLLLISCALNAIGFLPHTLFWVDYLIRHLNISPTIAGTSWAFFGFGATLGSLISGPMAQKLGAKNANIFILILKSIACFLPIFFHQISLLNLSIFVMGAATTANINLFSMMALKIAGTQHFAKASSWVVFSFGIFQALFSYLFTIFLGDLGYLLIFAICGVCLVLSFIVLFPIKMQTTINK; translated from the coding sequence ATGCGCGTGTTTGTTTGCTTTTTAGGGGTTTTTGTGTCTAACGGTTTGGCTCGTTTTGGCTATGTGGTCTTAATCCCCCTACTCATTCTATCAGGGAGCTTGACCCCAAACCAAAGCTTCCAACTAGGCATTGCGGTGTTGATGGGCTATGTTTTTGGAAGTTTTTTAATCCAATTTTTAAGCCCATTAATATCATTAGAAAGCATCGCTAAAATCAGTTTTTGTTTGATTGCTTTGAGTTTTTTAGTTTGTTATTTTGATAGTATCCCTTTCTTTTGGCTTTGGATCTGGCGTTTTATCGCCGGTGTAGCTAGCAGTGCTTTAATGATTTTAGTCGCCCCCCTCTCTCTACCCTATGTTAAGGAAAATAAAAGAGCTTCAGTGGGGGGGTTTATTTTTAGTGCCGTAGGCATTGGTGCTGTTTTTAGCGGCTTTATTTTGCCAATCATTAGCTCTTATAATATCAAATGGGCGTGGATTTTTTTAGGGGGCAGTTGTTTGATAGCCTTTATCCTTTCCTTGGTAGGCTTAAAAAACCATTCTTTAAAAAACAAGTCCGTTAAAAAAGAAGAGAGCAGGCTTAAAATCTCTTTGCATTTGTGGTTACTGCTTATTTCTTGTGCTCTCAATGCGATTGGTTTTTTACCCCACACGCTTTTTTGGGTGGATTATTTGATCCGTCATTTAAATATCTCTCCCACTATCGCTGGAACTTCATGGGCGTTTTTTGGCTTTGGCGCTACGCTTGGCTCTTTAATCAGTGGTCCGATGGCTCAAAAGCTAGGGGCTAAAAATGCCAATATTTTTATCCTTATTTTAAAATCCATCGCATGTTTTTTACCCATTTTTTTCCACCAAATTTCTTTACTCAATTTAAGCATCTTTGTAATGGGAGCGGCCACAACCGCTAATATCAACTTATTTAGCATGATGGCTTTAAAGATCGCAGGCACACAACATTTTGCTAAAGCCTCTTCTTGGGTGGTGTTTTCTTTTGGGATTTTCCAAGCGCTTTTTTCGTATCTTTTTACGATATTTTTAGGGGATTTGGGCTATCTTTTGATTTTTGCTATTTGTGGGGTGTGTTTGGTTTTAAGCTTTATCGTGCTTTTCCCTATTAAAATGCAAACAACTATAAACAAATAG
- a CDS encoding CobW family GTP-binding protein has product MPKIPITLITGFLGSGKTSFLSEYLNQFNHQGVALIINEIGQAALDQRILSVHYCDEKMLYLNAGCVCCNKRLDLVESLKDTINLYESRGEILRRIIIETTGLANPTPILWMILSDTFLGAHFEVQSVIVCVDALNAKMHLTNNEAKEQIIFADSVLLTKTDLQNDSAALAKLREQIQAINPSTEIFDKKNIEKSIDYENLFSHEKGERKFVLPTLKNPHSQGFETLSMSFEEAMEWSAFGIWLSLLLYKYGTQILRIKGIIDIGEDFLVSINGVMHAIYPPKHILKDTSGSTLVFITRHLEREKILNSLKGFKNLLGIKGFETQ; this is encoded by the coding sequence ATGCCAAAAATCCCTATCACGCTCATCACAGGTTTTTTAGGGAGCGGTAAAACGAGTTTTTTAAGCGAATATTTAAATCAATTTAACCACCAAGGCGTAGCTTTAATTATCAATGAAATCGGTCAAGCCGCCTTGGATCAACGTATTTTAAGCGTGCATTATTGCGATGAAAAAATGCTTTATCTTAACGCAGGGTGTGTGTGTTGTAACAAACGCTTAGATTTAGTGGAGTCTCTAAAAGATACGATCAATCTTTATGAATCACGCGGCGAAATTTTAAGGCGTATCATCATTGAAACCACCGGCTTAGCCAACCCAACACCGATTTTATGGATGATTTTGAGCGACACCTTTTTAGGGGCACATTTTGAAGTTCAAAGCGTGATCGTTTGCGTGGATGCATTGAACGCTAAAATGCACCTAACAAACAACGAAGCTAAAGAGCAAATCATTTTTGCTGATAGCGTTTTATTGACCAAAACGGACTTACAAAACGATAGTGCGGCTTTAGCAAAATTAAGAGAACAAATACAAGCCATCAACCCTAGCACGGAAATTTTTGACAAGAAAAATATAGAGAAAAGCATAGATTATGAAAATCTTTTCTCGCACGAAAAAGGGGAGCGAAAATTTGTGCTGCCAACACTAAAAAATCCGCACTCGCAAGGCTTTGAGACTTTAAGCATGAGTTTTGAAGAGGCGATGGAATGGAGCGCGTTTGGGATTTGGCTGAGTTTGTTATTGTATAAATACGGCACACAGATTTTACGCATAAAGGGGATTATTGACATTGGGGAGGATTTTTTAGTGAGCATTAACGGCGTGATGCATGCAATTTATCCGCCCAAACACATTTTAAAGGATACTAGCGGCTCCACTCTCGTTTTTATCACACGCCATTTAGAGCGTGAAAAAATCTTAAATTCCTTAAAGGGTTTTAAAAATTTGCTTGGTATCAAGGGTTTTGAAACGCAATAA